From the Musa acuminata AAA Group cultivar baxijiao chromosome BXJ3-1, Cavendish_Baxijiao_AAA, whole genome shotgun sequence genome, the window taccgcccatactagtgatggtaccgctaggacatAGTCTCTtaaattgtgtcaagcggtggtaccccaGTGCTCAATACtgtaagtggtggtatcgcccagcattaGTAGTAGTATTACTAGTATCTCCAAAATCCGGGGATAAagatttttggcttcatttttgaaatcatttagggcctataaataccttacttATTCTTGTTTGAGATAACAAGAAAAGAGTACGAAAAACTTGTGATTATATGTGTGTAAACTCTTTTGAAAATATTGAGTTCCTTTCTCCTTAAGTTTCTAAGTCATTTTAAGGGAGGTGTAAAGATTACTTATAAAAGAGAGccgtaaaagttctctcctaagcatgtgaaaagaagaaaagtgTTATAAtaatgatagttgatcttcaccggtTGAAAGGAAAATCGTTAGTGAaagtcgatgacctcgacggaggaggaatcgaggacgtaggtcacgacgaccgaaccactataaatttgatgtACATTTTCTTTTATGCTCTTCACTACTATTTATTACTGATTTAATTGCTtactcatattctaagttaaataAATTTTCATATCGTTTCGAAAACACTAATTCATCCTCCCTAGTGTTTTTACTATTCTAACAACTTTACCACTTAAATTCTTATTAAGTGATCTAATCGAATCGATCATGAAACATCTTATAAATGGGACAGCCTATTAAATGGTAAATCATGTCTCGATGCTTAATAGATGATAGGTGATAAGACAATCACCGGCATATCATCCCTATGTGATCGACACATCTTTTTTACTTTGCTAACATCCTACTCCCACTCAATTGACATGTTAGGTGAGACCTAATTTTATAAGACTAATCGTATGGCACCAATGAGGACATCAACTTAGCCCTACGAGGTCAATCACATGCTACTAATGAAAAAGTTGACTTAGCAAATCGTTGCTCCATATGCCCAAGTTCGATTCTATGACCCATCGATGAGTAAACAATACATAAACATTTCTGATATTGACCATAACCTTGTTTCAATATTTGACTATTACCCATTGATGATTAAATGATACATATAAACATTCTTGATATTGACCATGGCCTACGTGGAATGTATCCTTAAGCTCTGAAAATACTCTCTAATCAAATATACTTGTTTACTTTTATTGAATCcctgattttgacgatgaaactaattgataagtttatAGTATAATCAATGTTTGAGAAAAGTGACGTAGCACTAACTTCGATCgtaaaaagacaaatcgattgaaaCAAGAGAATTAAACGTTAGATCGAAGTtagagatcgggcatcgggctgaaAGAATCAAGCATTATGCCAAGATCGAatgttgcgggaggtcaacatgtcgatggatTGGGCAATACGCGAAGGAAATCATGACACGCCAGAAGTTCAGATGAAGTGTCGGAGGAACTaataacatgccagacaatatatgattcatgtTTTCAATCAtttgtgtcttgatcgaagtaatttatgttttaattgagttagttttaagtatacccatatcaacttaattaagggcccattgggcttgaatcaaAGTTGAATTGAGCCTAATGGAAGGTCAATTCAGTGACTTGAAGTTGAGTCAAGCGATGACACTATCAAATGAGGCGGTGGCATCACTAGACCAAGCGATGAAaccacttgtgagttggaaagtacgaaatatatttttttagaaaacccAACGATGATACTACTAAGGTCaacagtggtatcgcctagtgttaagtgatggtaccacccatactaGTGATGGTATCGCTAGGACATAGTCTCTTaaattatgtcaagcggtggtatcccaGTGCTCAGTACtgcaggtggtagtatcgcccagcatTAATAGTAGTattactagtaccccgaaaatccggggatgagactttttggcttcatttttgaagttatttggggcctataaataccttacttATTCTTATTTAAGATAACAAGAAAAGAGCACGAAAAACTTGTGATTATATGTGTGTAAACTCCTTTGAAAGTGTTGAGTTTCTTCCTCCTTAAGTTTCtaagtcattctaagggagatGTAAAGATTATTTATAAAAGAGAGtcgtaaaagttctctcctagaCATGTGAAAGAGGGAAAAATagttataataataatagttgatcttcgtccattgaaagaaagatcgttagtgaaagccgatgacctcgacggaggaggaatcgagagtggacgtaggtcgcgacGACCGAACTACATTTCCTTTTATGCTCTTCACTGCTATTTATTATTGATTTAATTACTTACAACACTTATTTATATTATaagttaaataaatttttatatcgTTTCTCCATTTCGAAATCACTAATTCATCCTCCCTCTTAATGTTTTTACTATTCTAACAACTTTACCACTTAAATTCTTATTAACTTAAGCATTAAATGGATTTTGTTGAGTACAATTCGAATATATTTTTTACAGTGTCGAGCTAGATCCCTCATCTTTGACATCTCAATTGGATATAAACTCGAATATGAATCTCGGCTAATTAAACTTGAGAATTGTTATTAGAGCCTTGGAACTTAGTATTTAATGACTCTTACTGTAATACTAGTTTTCCTCTTGAAAATGAGTAAGAATTtgaattaatttataaatatattataattaattaggATTTGCACCAATTGTTTAGATTTAATAATTTTCATATCTTGAAATattaatctaatggatataattaAACTTgtgtttaattaatttttaatatcttGAATATTATAATCAATTGACCTCTTCCCTGGACGCAGAATGTCCTTTATGATTCGTGTTTGTCCAGGATGACCAACTCCAGCTCCACGCGGCAAGTGATCGAACGCAAGAACAGTCATTTGCGTCTCCCTCTCCTCCGACGCTCGAGCTGTCCGTCCTCGTCTTCCAGAATTAGGGCAGAGATAAGAGATGGCAGAGCGAACGATGATGGGAAGGAGATGCGCGATCCTCCGCGCTTACTTGTTTACCTTCGCCCTAGCGTCGTTCCTCGCGGCGGCGCCACCCGCCTGCGCGCTGCGGTTCGAGCTACAATCCGGGAACACCAAGTGCATCTCCGAGGACATCAAACTCCACGCCATGTCCGTCGGAAAGTACGCCGTCGTCAACCCCTCCGATTCGGGCCCCCTCCTCGACTCCCACAAGATCACCGTCAGAGTAACCACCCCCCTCTCCCTTCCTGAACCCTAATccctcttttgtttttgtttgtgtTGGATTCATGTGTTCTACGATCTGTGGCTTGTTTGTCGCTCATTAGGTGACATCGCCGTACGGCAATAGCATCCACTACGCGGATCTGGTGGACTCGGGCAACTTCGCGTTCACATCGAACGAGGAAGGCGACTACTTGGCGTGCTTGTGGGCGCCCGATCACAAGCCGCCTGCCACCATGGTGGTGGAATTCGAGTGGCGGACCGGCGTCACTGCCAAGGACTGGCCTAACGTCGCCAAGAAGGGGCAGATCGATGTAAGCGAATTGCTTTCTCTTCTAATGCTGTCAGCATGTCTAATTAGAACCTTTACATATGAATATTTCGCCTTGAATGTTTGGTTATTATTAGGTGTTCATTATTTTTAGCGTTTCTTTCATTCTCAAGGGAAACCTTTTGATTTAAGGAACCACACATTTCTGCATGGAAAGACCCCTGAATCTGATACAAGTCACCTATCTCTCATCTTCAACTGATCTAACCACATACATTTTTAGGGTAAAATCACAAAGAATGATCCTATGATAATTAGCTAGTGTTGATAAGCCATTTTGTACCAAGAGGCCACGGAAGTCCAAGCAGGCTTATGTAGTGTGCTTCTGGTTTGCAAAAATATGTGCTCCATTGATGGAGTCTGCGATACTGCATGATCCGACAAATAGAGGGTTATATGAGATGAGAGCATGGGAGCATCGTCATTGTTTTCTTCTTTCATATAAAAAGCCATTGGCATAGAGGCTGATAGATATCACGCCTGTAGTACATTTTATGCCATAACACTAGCTATATTTACAGATGTTCAGGAACTGAATCTTTATTGGATCTTTCATGGCATCTGTTGTATTTTGTATTTCGGTTGCCACTTATTCAATGCTGTCAATGAGCAATCAGATCATCAAGCTAGCTGCTCAGACTCTCAGAGGAGGTCATTTACATGCAAGCAAAAGCATTGAGAACATGACTGTTTATATGATTTTAAGGAGAAAGTGTGATTGTTGTTTACAGCGAACGTTTAGATCCTAGTTTGATTTATGTGATGTCAAATTGTCCTGTTATTTGAAGTTtggttttaaaaaaatcattatggTCTGTTTGGTGATTTACattgttttttttctctctttgaaaatctgtgagACTACATGTTCTCTTAAAAGCAAAATTTTCTAATAGATTTTGTTCCGTAAAGAAAGAGGGTATATGACTGACAAAATGTTTTTTATATATCAAATTTGATTAATGAAAAAGACTGCTTTCTATTGGATATGTGATGTTTCTTCTTTCATCTTTCTTTTTTGTCAATTTGATTGTTCTTTCTACTTTTATTCTTTTTTGTTATCTCTTACTGTTATTTATATTTGTTAAAATGTATCTGTGTGGTTCTTTTAAGGAGTTGAGCCAGTTTAAAGCTCTGCTGTAAGGTACACCTCCTCTATAAATGTTCTATAAACAAGTAGTATATTTTGGTGTAATTAACTACTAGAGGCACCCTTTGCATTACCATATTATTACTTTGGCATACAAAATTTGTGCTGTCTCTTTGTTTTCTTCCTCCCTTGTTGTTGGTGATGGTGTTgttgaatgtgtgtgtgtgtggtggagTGGGGCAAAGATGCGGAATTCACATATATTTCTTTTGGTCTTTTGTAGGTCATGGAATTGGAGTTGAAGAAGTTGGAAGATACTATTAAGTCCATCCATGATGAAATGTTCTATCTGCGTGAAAGGTACACATGCTGTATAAAATTTATCTGAACCAGCATTAGCAACATTAATTGCAAAGGCATCATCCTAGCTTTGCGTCTGTTTGCACACTGGAAATATTCAGTAGGATTTTACCATCTGAtgtgaaatcgtatattctgttaGTTACGTCGTGATGATTGTTAAACTACTTATCTTAAACCAATAATTTGGcttttgatccactaactttataTACACATTATGTGCTGCCAAATCAATAGAATTAGTTGAATAATTTCATCATACCTAAGATCCAGCTTGCTGCTAATTTAACTTTTGCTTGTCATTTGTTTTGTTTCTCATAACCATCCAGGGAGGAGCAGATGCAAGACATGAACAGATCTACCAACTCTAGGATGGCTTGGCTAAGTTTCCTTTCACTTGCCGTCTGTCTTTCGGTGGCAGGCTTGCAGTTATGGCATCTAAAGACATTTTTCGAGAGAAAGAAGCTGCTTTAGTCCTGGTTCAGCCTTTTATCTCATACTTTATGGCATTTATTTGTACTAGGATGTTATGGAGGAGAATTCCAGTGGAGAACTTGGTGTATCAGACATTGGCATTGAGTTCTCCAGACACTCTTTTATCTGAATTCTAAACCCCTTGAGGTAACACAAGTCCCAAGTCAAATATTGTTTGCTTCTAAGCTGGACTTGATTCTCTTTTTCCTGTTTtagtccaagaattttgtgatatACTATATTTACATGCATACTACTAGATTTACTCTTCAGACTAAATGCATATCTTTATCTTGATAGCGACAGCAATTCGTGGGTAACTGTTTCTAAAATTAAATATGATCATATTGACTCTTCCAATATCCGTATTCTTGTTACAATCAGTTGGAGCTTGAAGTTTTTTCTTCTAGTTTTTGACCGTCCGAAAACTGGTTTCTCTAAAAACTTGGTGAATGGATCTACTTTTGAGATTTACAATGATGTTTGGGTTCTTGACATTTTCCTATCTAAGAATCCCACCTTTTGTAATATTATTGTGCCTTATAATTTTTACCCTAGTCCAGCAACTTAATTACAAATTTCTCTTGGAGCATTGAACCTGCCAATGAGTGTTTTATACCTGCTTTAGTTAACCAACCTTGTGCACAAATTGACATACCTCCTCTCTTAGAGCTGATATCAAATGGATGTGGATGTGTAATGGAAGTAGGAGACAGTTTAATCCAAAAGGGATTTGATATCAAAGATGACTGCTTTTAGATGCCAAGCTGTGGGCTGCAGACCAGTGGCAGAGTTAGCAATGGCCAAGGCATGGATGCAGATCAAAATATTCCTCCGGTGCATTGCTTCACAGCCTGATTCAGACCTTCCAAAAGAGCTGCTGCTGCCTCCGCCATTGCAGGAAGAGCAGCCGAATTCAACGATGACATTGGAAGATGAGGTGAAAGCGAATCCCAGTCCTGCAGGCAAATTAGGAGCGGTAAAAGATCCATCACAGAATAAATTCAGATCAAAACCATTCCCTGTGATGGATCTTTTACCGCTCCTAACCATTTTTTTTAACTCGTCGTCCTTCTCCCCACCCAATCCTAAAAACCATTTTTTTTAGGATGACATCATTTGCAAAAGAATTCGTTTGCCATCATTAGTTTTATCAACCGGGGAAGAGATGACATTCGTATCCCCCACACAAACAATTAGGATATTAGATAATAgtccaatagaaaaaaaaaatcattccatTTGTAAAGTCGAAAAAGTACTGACATATATTCTTGAAATGAGACAAGGAGACATATTATCCTTTTGAATAACTAAGTTTAAGGATTACGTATTCTTACCCACCAAGATAACTTTGTATTTGGCGTGTTTCAAAAGCACCAAGATATTTTCGAATCAACTTGCTACATAAGAGAAGTCACCACTCCATAACCTCCCCAGTCTTATGATAAAGGTCTTGTTTGAGTCTTTCTATGGGTGAGTTCTCATAATAATAGTTAAATCCAAATTAAATGATCGAATTAGGCCAAAAATGATCTCCATGTAATGTTTCTTAAGGGACCATTGACAATTCCAAGAAAGTATATTCATGCTCATGAAGAAACAATGTTgggaaaaataaaatggagggaCAAAGGTCTCAACCAAAATAGAAATCAAAAGAGAAGTAGGTTTAtcacattttctttttttattacagAACATAAATGAAAGTAGGAAGTGATTTAGGCTTTCCTGACGGAGATGACATCATATTCTGGTTCGATATTTAGGGGTTGAGGCTGCCTATTCTGGCTCCAGTCTCCATTGAACAAGTTGTCACCCATTATAGCACTTTCGTCAATGATTTTTTTGAATGCAGTTATCATTTTATCAACCTAGAGCATCAAAGGGAGGAGTGAGTCGTGTCAACAATACGAGCCTCTTGCTATGAACACTTGTATAAACAAAAGACACGAAGAGTAAAGGCTCCCATTTAGAGGAAGGGTTAGCTGAGGTGACAATAGTCTCGATAGAaagaagggggaaaaaggggttgGAGAGAGGAAGCGAGATGGGTTCCCTAAAAGGTTTAGAGAAAGGACTAACCTAGGAAGTGGGGATGGCCTTGCCTTTCTTCAATCTACCCTTATAGGTTGTAGCAAGAGACGGTACCATTAAATATAGTGATAAGGAATTGCTAGCATGATCTCTCACGATTATCTGACACTATGACAACAAGGGGGACTATAAAGAGAAAGAATGATCAATAGCATTAAATGATCATCTTGAAGAGGAAGCCATGTTTGAACTTTGACCACTAAATGACAGCTTAAGGTTGAGGCATTGTCATAGGATTAGCTAATCTTGATTTCACCAAAGCTTAGAGATCATGAACTTATTAGAGTAGTTGGGTTTGAAGAGGATGCATTCGAGGTTGGCTTTTTCCCATTACTCAAGCTAGAAGGATTGGACTTGATCCTTTTAGACTTGTGTCAACATTGGATCTAAACCTAAGGTCTATAGAGAAGGTTATCATTCTCCCGTTATGAGGCTATCAAAATCCTTTCATAAGTGGTGGATCAGAGCTAAGTTGAATTGGATAGTGGGTGAGGATAGAAATTTTAAATTCTTTCATAAGGTGGCCCGCTCTAgacataaaaataatcttattttaaCCCTCAAGTCTTATGAAGTAACTAAGATTTCTAATCCTAAATCAATTCTATAAGAATTTGTTAATTAGTATTTTGGCCTTTCAAATATCTCTTCTCCCTAAAAACTTTCTTCATAATATTCCTTCTTTCTCCCATGATTTTTTGGTGAAAGATTTCTTAAGGGAGAAAATTGTTAAGGCTCTTAAGCATTTAGGCAAAGTCAAAAGCCTAAACCCTAATAAATTTAACATAAATTTCTATCTATATTTTTGGAATAACTATTACCATCTCAACTAGTTGGTATCAAAATGTGCGAATATTAGTACGATCAaggattttttatgaatctcattatATCATGTCATCTATAAATTGCTCTCTAAAATCATTGCTAATAGGATAAAAGGGTTACTTGGCTCTTTCATTAGAAATATATATGACGATATAAATATAGTATTTGAACTTATTTATTCTATATcttattttaaagaaaaatctcATTTGATCCTCTTTAAACTAGACCAAAAAAAAACTTACGATTCAAATGAGTTAGTAACGAGGCAACTAAGTTATCATTCTAGATTCATTGAGTGGTTGCATGTGTTTCATCTCCTAGCTTTACTTATCTTATCAATGACACTACCTCTAACTAGTTCTGTAGTAAAAGGGATTAGGTAGGGGGATTCACtctcatagttttttttttaatctaatcgATTCTCTCCTCATTGATTTCTTATGAGATTTCTAATAAGAGGATTCTTCCTTTCAACCTGAAAGTGATGAGAATCTCTCATATTATATTTACAAACAATCTCATCCTTTCCTTTAGAGCTACTCATCGATCTTATATTTCAATTTTAAGGATTCTCTAGGTGTTGTCTACGGGTCAATGTGGTTAAATCAAATATCTATTTTTTCAAAAATGCCTCTTTCAACATCATACATGAGGTTTGCAACTCATTAGGTATCAAGGAGGGGGGTATAGTCCTTCAAATATATTAGAACATTTATAGGTTTAGGTAGGCTTTCTAAAAGCCATCAATCTTTGCTCGTACAATAGATACCTTATTA encodes:
- the LOC103991337 gene encoding transmembrane emp24 domain-containing protein p24delta9; the protein is MAERTMMGRRCAILRAYLFTFALASFLAAAPPACALRFELQSGNTKCISEDIKLHAMSVGKYAVVNPSDSGPLLDSHKITVRVTSPYGNSIHYADLVDSGNFAFTSNEEGDYLACLWAPDHKPPATMVVEFEWRTGVTAKDWPNVAKKGQIDVMELELKKLEDTIKSIHDEMFYLREREEQMQDMNRSTNSRMAWLSFLSLAVCLSVAGLQLWHLKTFFERKKLL